A single region of the Nomia melanderi isolate GNS246 chromosome 12, iyNomMela1, whole genome shotgun sequence genome encodes:
- the LOC116426383 gene encoding uncharacterized protein LOC116426383, protein MNPAKDQRAGRFTPPRHPQTMGKPQETQKIETVDISTSPQHVQTMGETEKKRTIETVDRSTSPRRVQTMGEAEETRTIETVDRSTSPRRVQTMGEAEETRTIETVDRSTSPRRVQAMGKTKEARKIETVDRSTAPRRVQAMGKTKETRKIEKVDRSNSPRRVQTMRKTERAHKVRKVDRYVSSGHLQTWREIQGREKWWRHMAKYRTGNSDYFKSQRPCVDPDEPSTSRVNMYIVD, encoded by the coding sequence ATGAACCCAGCAAAAGATCAAAGAGCTGGTAGGTTTACCCCTCCACGACATCCACAAACCATGGGAAAACCCCAAGAAAcacaaaaaattgaaacagtTGACATATCTACCTCTCCACAACATGTACAAACCATGGGAGAGACCGAAAAAAAACGAACAATTGAAACAGTTGACAGATCTACCTCACCACGACGTGTACAAACCATGGGAGAGGCCGAAGAAACACGAACAATTGAAACAGTTGACAGATCTACCTCACCACGACGTGTACAAACCATGGGAGAGGCCGAAGAAACACGAACAATTGAAACAGTTGACAGATCTACCTCTCCACGACGTGTACAAGCCATGGGAAAGACCAAAGAAGcacgaaaaattgaaacagtTGACAGATCTACCGCTCCACGACGTGTACAAGCCATGGGAAAGACCAAAGAAacacgaaaaattgaaaaagttgaCAGATCTAATTCTCCACGACGTGTACAAACCATGAGAAAGACCGAAAGGGCACATAAAGTTAGAAAAGTTGACAGATATGTCAGTTCAGGACATCTACAAACTTGGAGAGAAATCCAAGGAAGAGAAAAATGGTGGCGACATATGGCAAAGTACAGAACAGGAAATTCCGACTACTTTAAAAGCCAACGGCCTTGTGTTGATCCTGATGAACCATCAACTTCGAGAGTAAACATGTACATTGTCGATTAA